The segment GAATATATTTGACTATAAATGAATATATTTGACGAACGGTTTGCGCTATTGTGGATAGAAAGATGAAGTAGGGTAAGActggggtagaatggcccatgctattaattgtttaaaaacgcggaaactatttggtaaaattatgaatgcgcattttattttggtgtaaaacaagctaattcataattgtgtagaatgtaaaagcatcaaacatagccacatccaataaaatcaagcgattatccacGAGCTCATTCCACGTGTAAGAAAtcacaaatttcataataaatacagtctatctaattgatatactgtcatactcgatgattcatcacaaaaacggcattaactaggcatgtttttcgcatatattgcaaaaaacttcaaaatacaaaacaggggtagaatgtatcacagcgggatcgaacagttataaaatatttttaatttgcatcttttgtttcggattatttattaaaaatgtagcaatattatgtattgtataggacttacaATTTGCCtaaaacctaattgtacattctttaacttacaatatttcatcacacatcagttggagaaaagtagatgattaaattttattgccaattatgttgagatatgaacccattatgtcccagcaaacaagcgtatgtaacaaacactataacgaacgcttccgccatttcggcagcctagttttaggagtttatacaacacgtgattgaatggtaaattttttggttgcgtttaacgcctagctgggcaaccTTGGTGCGTTTTGGCCACGGGCTtaggcgttctgcctcacataatgattttgactcttgccaaaaatcgtcaaaaataacaaaaaatactggtttttgttaggaaatttcaccaagagtaagtgtaaaaaagatcccaatcCCCGCGtaaggagtaagtgtaaaaaagaatcccaatcttctagaagttgaaaaacgtggaacaaacacgcctctgcaaaatgatgttttgcttaagcggtgcattctgcaccactttaccctagaTGTAGGAGAGGAATCCGAACCTCTCTATTCGAACTGTAGCTGGAAAAATAGGAATGTCGCCGATTCCTTTAGAAACCAAAACTGCGTTCCTGAAAAAGATCTTGTTTAGCTTCAAACTGTCCTGTGTTGCGACTAATCTAAATATATTAGGTTCTGATGAAGCGGACCAGAATGACCACACCAGCAACATCACTGAAGATACTGTACAAACCTTATAGTTGGAGTTTGatcatttttatatttgtaatacATAGataagtcacgaatgacctaagctgttaaagtgactataatcaagcagaaaaaaattttgtgaaacATGTCCCATGcatatttaaaacaaataatCCCTTTAATGCCTTTAaaagattaaaagataagaaagaaaagaaaaaatgttaatgttaccATTTAATTGTAAGAGTAATCAAAATAAATGgcaacattaacatttttagttttcttgGTAATCTATTGCATTTTATGGGTGCCCAAATTATTGCGGATACGGACCTTATTAGTTTTCCGAACGGAGCATAATCGAACAGGAAATCTTCGAAGCACATTTTTAGCAACCTACTTCAATGTGTTCTTCTTCTTGTATACGTCATTACATTTGATGGCACCTTGTAACTCTCTTTGGGTGTGATTACGcaacaaatgaacaaaatattTTACGTCAAATGTTGCGTTTGACAAAATTATGGATGAGGTTTCAAGCTATAGAGCACATTATGCCTTAATGAAGTTAAATATTTCAGATATATATTCCTGCTATCGATTTATATCTAATTGGCTTTAATTTATCATTGATTGGAACCATAGCAACGATCTTAGGAATGTTTCCTCGTGGTTtgagtaaattttaaattacatATGCGGCGTGCATCTCGCAGTCTCGCCTGTGGAAGGCTTGAATATAGTTCAAGGTAGTTATGATCATTCGGAGCAGGCTGCTGCTAGTTTGATGAGATTCCAAACAATCGCTTCTGAACTTTTAAATTCCAGGATTTCGATATTATTAACTGACGTTGATAAACAGGTTTCGTCGCTGACGTCAAAACAGTAGTATTGGGTTTCTCAATGAAGTAAAAGCAAATATTAGGTGTGGGTTGAATTTTATTAGCATTGCGTCTGATAGCGGCCTAAACGTGAGCTATAAATGCGATAGACTATCCCGTTTGTCGATGAAGATTAGTAGATTGTTCATACTATACTAAcacaaatatttgaaataaactgTAATTCAAGTTATTATATGAATTAAATCAAATCACATGCAGACAACAGCAGTAAAACTACTGATATAAACCGCAGGGTATATCACACAAAGTCAGGTAAAGCTCAACTGAACAGTTTCCGCCTGATGAATTGGCTGACATTTCGATCTCGAGGCGTCATTGCGTTGTGCTGTTCAAACTCTTCCTGATAGCGCAGTCGAGTTTCCGCTATCTCCGGGCCCCATTCGGGCAGCGGACGGAATGACTTCTTAATAGATCCGATCATCGATTCCAGTGTCTTTGAACTGAGACGCCCTGCTGCGTATAGAGCCCAGCCCGGTAGCTGGAGAATGGCAAAAATGTAAATGCACCAGCCTAGAACTGCAATGCAGCGTAACGAAACAGTACATAACAATTGAATATAAATTCTAGGAAACCCTTTCATTTTCACTAACCATTGTAACCTGCTGGAACCGCAAAGGCTTCGTACTCGACGAAGCTTAACAGTAGGATGATCACCGTCACCAAGGGAGTTACAATACCCCAGCATATTCTCCAAAACATACTTGTGCTGCGGTCCAGCATGAACTTAATATCCCAGCAGATTCGATCCACTCCGTAGATCCAAGCCAGGGTCACCAACTCGAAAACGGCTAGTGTCAAGGTCACATATTTGGCTCCATAGTAATCCAATAGGTCTAGCAAATCTAACCCGCCGGGGGTTAAATACATAAGCCCAAACAGGAATCCCGTTCCGACCACCGCTATGACAACCTGCCAGTTCTTCAAGTTCGGGCATTGGTCCCGAATGGCCGTTACGATGCTGGTGGTTACACCCAGATTACTTCCCAGCCCAACAATAAACAGCATCAGAAAGAACAGAGCCGAGAAGAGCTGTGGCAACAGGTCGAACTTGGCAATCGCGTCCGGATAAGTCATAAACGTTAGACCGGCACCGCTTTTTACCACCTGCTGGATATCATGCTGCTCGGTAACGTGAGCCAGATTTCCGATCACTCCGAACACGATGCAACCGGCAATGACGGACGTAAAGGTGTCCAGCCAGGAAATTATCATGGCATCTCTGGTGAGTTGATTCGAAACTTAATTTGggattataatttttttaatttgtcttCGTAACTTACTTGTACACATTGTTGGAAAAATTGTTGAACGAAGCGTAAGCTATAATGCCGCCAAAGCAAACGGAAAGTGAAAAGAAGCACTGCGTAACGGCTTCATACCACACCTGAAAAATAAGACCACAAAAGAACGTATGGCATCAAATTGCCTATCGGTAGGCGCAATACGGAATTGGAAAAACGG is part of the Sabethes cyaneus chromosome 2, idSabCyanKW18_F2, whole genome shotgun sequence genome and harbors:
- the LOC128734884 gene encoding sodium-dependent nutrient amino acid transporter 1-like; the encoded protein is MNNIGLDIGESQVNLNGSKNSLQNCYNVSTATISTTGDGHKAKDSIPVRDKWGKDVEFMLSCIAYSVGFGNVWKFPYTALKNGGGAFLIPYLVVLFIVGRPIYYMEMVMGQFSSRGCVKLYDLSPAMRGIGIGQTIAMFVVMTYYTPVLAITFRYLVASFSVELPWAKCDPTWTNCINSDFVGHITSNSSTPPKASAELFFLKTVMHKNDSLYEGIGTPDWKLVLCLAFSSLCVAIILIKGIKSSGKASYFLAIFPYVIILILLIHACTLKGAFDGILYFLTPQWDQLLNVTVWYEAVTQCFFSLSVCFGGIIAYASFNNFSNNVYKDAMIISWLDTFTSVIAGCIVFGVIGNLAHVTEQHDIQQVVKSGAGLTFMTYPDAIAKFDLLPQLFSALFFLMLFIVGLGSNLGVTTSIVTAIRDQCPNLKNWQVVIAVVGTGFLFGLMYLTPGGLDLLDLLDYYGAKYVTLTLAVFELVTLAWIYGVDRICWDIKFMLDRSTSMFWRICWGIVTPLVTVIILLLSFVEYEAFAVPAGYNVLGWCIYIFAILQLPGWALYAAGRLSSKTLESMIGSIKKSFRPLPEWGPEIAETRLRYQEEFEQHNAMTPRDRNVSQFIRRKLFS